In a single window of the Mycobacterium bourgelatii genome:
- a CDS encoding DUF58 domain-containing protein codes for MVLTGRTGLLALICVLPIALSPWPAKAFGLLLAVLVALVVVDVVLAASPRKLRFTRSPDSSARLGQPAHSDLVVHNDGRRRFRGQVRDAWPPSARAQPRVHRLSIAAGQREQVRTDLAPVRRGDQRAAAVTARSVGPLGLAGRQKSQQVPGQVRVLPPFLSRKHLPSRLAKLREIDGLLPTLIRGQGTEFDSLREYVVGDDVRSIDWRATARRSDVMVRTWRPERDRRVVIVLDTGRMGAGRVGVDPTSADPAGWPRLDWFMDAALLLAALASRAGDHVDFLAHDRVSRAAVFGASRTELLAQLVEAMAPLQPALVESDWRAMIATILRRTRRRSLVVLLTDLNATALDEGLLPVLPQLSAKHHVLLAAVADPRVDELAVGRSDAAAVYDAAAAERARNDRRAIASRLRRGGVEVVDAPPTEIAPGLADRYLAMKATGRL; via the coding sequence GTGGTTCTCACCGGACGGACCGGACTACTGGCGCTGATCTGCGTCCTGCCGATCGCGCTATCCCCCTGGCCTGCGAAGGCTTTTGGTCTGCTGCTGGCCGTCTTGGTGGCACTGGTCGTCGTCGACGTGGTGCTGGCGGCCAGCCCGCGCAAGCTGCGTTTCACCCGCTCACCGGACAGTTCGGCCAGGTTGGGTCAGCCCGCGCATTCCGACCTGGTAGTTCACAACGACGGCCGGCGCCGATTCCGCGGCCAGGTGCGCGACGCGTGGCCGCCTAGTGCGCGCGCCCAGCCGCGGGTTCATCGGCTCAGCATCGCGGCCGGTCAGCGCGAACAGGTCCGCACCGACTTGGCGCCGGTCCGCCGCGGCGACCAGCGCGCCGCGGCCGTCACCGCCCGTTCGGTGGGCCCGTTGGGGTTGGCCGGACGGCAGAAATCGCAGCAGGTGCCGGGGCAGGTTCGGGTGCTGCCACCGTTCTTGTCCCGCAAGCACCTGCCGTCCCGGTTGGCCAAGCTGCGGGAAATAGACGGGCTGCTGCCCACGCTCATCCGCGGACAGGGCACCGAATTCGATTCCCTGCGCGAGTACGTCGTCGGCGACGACGTCCGGTCGATCGACTGGCGGGCGACGGCTCGGCGCTCCGATGTGATGGTCCGCACCTGGCGCCCTGAACGTGACCGGAGGGTCGTGATCGTGCTCGACACCGGCCGGATGGGAGCGGGGCGCGTGGGTGTCGACCCGACCTCGGCCGATCCCGCGGGATGGCCGCGACTGGACTGGTTCATGGACGCCGCGCTCCTGCTGGCCGCGCTGGCATCGCGCGCTGGTGACCATGTCGACTTCCTCGCCCACGACCGGGTAAGCCGAGCCGCCGTGTTCGGCGCGTCACGCACCGAACTTCTCGCGCAACTGGTCGAAGCGATGGCTCCATTGCAACCGGCGCTCGTCGAATCCGACTGGCGGGCAATGATTGCCACCATCCTGCGCCGCACCCGTCGGCGCTCGTTGGTGGTGCTGCTGACCGACCTCAACGCGACGGCCCTCGACGAGGGCTTGCTGCCGGTGTTGCCGCAGTTGTCGGCCAAACACCACGTGTTGCTGGCTGCGGTCGCCGACCCACGCGTGGACGAACTGGCCGTCGGGCGTTCCGACGCGGCTGCGGTCTATGACGCGGCCGCGGCCGAGCGAGCCCGCAACGACCGGCGCGCGATCGCCTCGCGCCTGCGCCGCGGCGGGGTGGAGGTCGTCGACGCCCCGCCCACCGAAATCGCGCCCGGCCTTGCCGACCGATACCTGGCGATGAAAGCGACCGGCCGGCTCTAG
- a CDS encoding stage II sporulation protein M, giving the protein MDVDAFLLTHRHTWDRLDHLIKRRRSLTGAEVDELVELYQRVSTHLSMLRSVSTDALVIGRLSSLVARARSAVTGAHAPLSSTFIRFWTVSFPVVAYRAWRWWLATAVAFFAVAVAMGFWVAGSPEVQSLIGTPADIDELVNHDVESYYSEHPAAAFALQVWVNNSWLAAKCIALSVLLGLPIPFVLYQNAANVGVIGGLMFHAGKGGLLLGLLIPHGLLELTAVFLAAAVGMRLGWSVISPGDRPRGQVLAEHGRGVVSVAVGLIVVLLVSGLIEALVTPAPFPTFVRIAIGILAEAAFLWYIVHFGRKAIKAGETGDIDDAPDVVPTR; this is encoded by the coding sequence GTGGACGTCGACGCGTTCCTGCTGACTCACCGGCACACGTGGGATCGGCTCGACCATCTGATCAAGAGGCGTCGTTCGCTGACGGGAGCCGAGGTCGACGAGCTTGTCGAGCTCTACCAGCGGGTGTCCACGCACCTGTCGATGCTGCGGTCGGTGTCGACGGACGCGTTGGTGATCGGACGGCTCTCCAGCCTGGTTGCCCGCGCCCGCTCGGCGGTCACCGGCGCCCATGCTCCGTTGTCCAGTACCTTCATCCGGTTCTGGACGGTCTCGTTTCCGGTGGTCGCCTACCGTGCCTGGCGGTGGTGGCTGGCGACGGCGGTGGCGTTTTTCGCGGTCGCCGTGGCGATGGGGTTTTGGGTGGCTGGTAGCCCCGAGGTGCAGTCGCTCATCGGAACGCCGGCCGACATCGACGAGTTGGTCAATCACGACGTCGAGTCGTATTACAGCGAGCATCCAGCGGCGGCGTTCGCCCTGCAGGTGTGGGTGAACAACTCCTGGTTGGCGGCGAAATGCATTGCCTTGTCCGTACTGCTGGGGCTGCCAATTCCGTTCGTGCTGTATCAAAATGCGGCCAATGTGGGCGTGATCGGCGGGCTGATGTTCCACGCGGGCAAGGGCGGCTTGTTGCTGGGACTGCTCATTCCGCACGGATTGCTGGAACTGACTGCGGTGTTCCTAGCCGCCGCGGTGGGGATGCGGTTGGGTTGGTCGGTGATATCGCCGGGTGACCGGCCGCGGGGCCAGGTCCTCGCCGAGCACGGTCGTGGCGTGGTGTCGGTCGCCGTGGGACTGATTGTCGTGTTGTTGGTCTCCGGGCTGATCGAAGCGCTGGTGACCCCCGCGCCGTTTCCGACGTTTGTCCGCATAGCCATCGGCATCCTCGCCGAGGCGGCGTTCCTCTGGTACATCGTGCATTTCGGGCGTAAGGCCATAAAGGCCGGGGAGACCGGCGATATCGACGACGCGCCCGACGTCGTCCCGACCCGCTGA
- a CDS encoding RDD family protein, translating into MSEVVTGDAVVLDVQIAQLPVRAISAIIDLTVIFTAYFLGLILWAASIRQFDEALTIAFLIIFTVLAMVGYPVAMEMATRGRSLGKMVMGLRVVSDDGGPERFRQAVFRALASVIEIWMLLGSPAVICSLLSPKAKRIGDIFAGTIVVSERAPRLAPPPMMPPALASWASSLQLSGLTAAQAEVARQFLARANQLDPRLRDQMAYRIAADVVSHIAPPPPPGVPPQYILAAVLAERHRRELARLRPVVPPPPIPTTTPAPWPQQVPPQGQPQWPQQPWPQPAPQQATPWSPAGPQPYPSAAEPTAQPPTEAPQPAPSQEGFAPPS; encoded by the coding sequence ATGTCGGAGGTGGTAACCGGGGACGCTGTGGTGCTCGATGTCCAGATCGCACAGCTCCCGGTGCGCGCAATCAGCGCAATCATCGACCTCACCGTGATCTTCACCGCCTACTTCCTGGGACTGATCCTGTGGGCGGCCTCGATCAGACAGTTCGACGAGGCGCTGACGATCGCCTTCCTGATCATCTTCACGGTGCTGGCCATGGTCGGCTATCCGGTGGCCATGGAAATGGCGACGCGCGGCCGTTCGCTGGGCAAGATGGTGATGGGCCTGCGGGTGGTCTCCGACGACGGCGGCCCGGAACGCTTCCGGCAGGCGGTGTTTCGCGCACTGGCGTCGGTGATCGAGATCTGGATGCTGCTGGGTAGTCCCGCGGTGATCTGCAGCCTGTTGTCGCCGAAAGCCAAGCGGATCGGCGACATCTTCGCCGGCACCATCGTCGTCAGCGAACGGGCTCCGCGGCTGGCGCCTCCCCCGATGATGCCGCCGGCCCTGGCCTCGTGGGCGTCCTCGCTGCAGCTGTCGGGACTCACGGCCGCTCAGGCCGAGGTCGCGCGTCAATTTCTCGCCCGGGCAAACCAACTCGATCCCCGACTGCGCGACCAGATGGCCTACCGCATCGCCGCTGACGTGGTGTCCCACATCGCCCCGCCACCACCACCTGGCGTTCCCCCGCAGTACATCCTCGCGGCCGTTCTGGCCGAGCGACACCGGCGTGAATTGGCACGGCTGCGTCCAGTGGTGCCGCCGCCCCCGATACCCACGACAACGCCTGCGCCGTGGCCTCAGCAAGTACCGCCACAGGGCCAGCCGCAGTGGCCCCAGCAACCGTGGCCTCAGCCGGCGCCGCAGCAAGCCACGCCGTGGTCGCCCGCGGGTCCGCAGCCATATCCGTCGGCAGCCGAACCAACGGCGCAACCACCGACCGAGGCGCCGCAACCGGCTCCAAGTCAAGAGGGATTTGCCCCGCCCAGCTGA
- a CDS encoding PadR family transcriptional regulator: MNNHFTPPSGPFGPQPGFGFGPGFMPRRALHAAKRQARRELVENLRDHAGGGPFGFDPGGPGPGFGPGFGPGFGPGFGFTPRGGWRRGGPGRGRRGDVRAAILVLLTERPMHGYEMIQQIAERSNGLWKPSPGSVYPTLQLLDDEGLVTATEADGSKKLFQLTDDGRAAAEKVETPPWQAIAEGVDPGHVNLATAGRQLFGAVAQSAHAASPEQQQRIVDVLNNARREIYGILGEA; encoded by the coding sequence ATGAACAACCACTTCACCCCTCCCAGCGGGCCTTTTGGCCCCCAACCGGGTTTCGGGTTCGGCCCGGGTTTCATGCCACGCCGCGCTTTGCACGCAGCCAAGCGGCAGGCGAGACGCGAGCTTGTCGAGAATCTCCGCGACCATGCTGGTGGCGGGCCCTTCGGGTTCGATCCCGGAGGCCCCGGCCCGGGCTTCGGACCGGGTTTCGGGCCAGGTTTCGGCCCGGGCTTCGGCTTCACCCCGCGCGGCGGCTGGCGCCGCGGCGGCCCCGGTCGGGGCCGCCGGGGCGACGTAAGGGCCGCCATTCTCGTCCTGCTGACCGAACGGCCCATGCACGGCTACGAGATGATTCAGCAGATCGCCGAACGCAGCAACGGCCTATGGAAGCCGAGTCCCGGTTCGGTCTACCCGACGCTGCAGCTCCTGGACGACGAAGGCCTGGTCACCGCCACCGAAGCCGACGGCAGCAAGAAGCTGTTCCAGCTGACCGATGACGGTCGAGCTGCTGCGGAAAAGGTCGAGACCCCGCCGTGGCAGGCGATCGCCGAAGGCGTGGACCCTGGCCACGTCAACCTCGCAACCGCGGGGCGCCAACTCTTCGGCGCCGTCGCACAGTCGGCCCATGCCGCCTCCCCCGAGCAGCAGCAACGCATCGTCGACGTGCTCAACAACGCCCGCCGCGAGATCTACGGCATTCTCGGCGAGGCCTGA
- the glpK gene encoding glycerol kinase GlpK encodes MICRVRSHYRGEQLAESGEFVAAIDQGTTSTRCMIFDHEGAEVARHQLEHDQILPRAGWVEHNPVEIWERTSSVLTTVLNTTNLSTKDIAALGITNQRETTLVWNRKTGRPYYNAIVWQDTRTDRIASALDRDGRGDVIRRRAGLPPATYFSGGKLQWILENVDGVRADAESGDALFGTADTWVLWNLTGGPRGGLHVTDVTNASRTMLMDLETLDWDDELLSFFDIPRAMLPAIEPSSARESYGATADSGPFGGEVPITGVLGDQHAAMVGQVCLDAGEAKNTYGTGNFLLLNTGENIVRSDNGLLTTVCYQFEGAKPVYALEGSIAVTGSAVQWLRDQLGIISGAAQSESLARQVADNGGVYFVPAFSGLFAPYWRSDARGAIVGLSRFNTNAHLARATLEAICYQSRDVVDAMKADSGVSLEVLKVDGGITANDLCMQIQADVLGVDVVRPVVAETTALGAAYAAGLAVDFWADPSDLRANWKEDKRWTPSWDDDQRASGYAGWRKAVQRTLDWVDVS; translated from the coding sequence ATGATTTGCCGTGTCCGATCTCACTATCGAGGAGAGCAGTTGGCCGAGTCCGGAGAGTTCGTGGCCGCTATCGATCAGGGCACCACTAGCACCCGCTGCATGATCTTCGATCACGAGGGCGCCGAGGTGGCTCGGCACCAACTCGAGCACGATCAGATCCTGCCCCGCGCCGGCTGGGTCGAGCACAACCCCGTCGAAATCTGGGAACGCACCTCCTCGGTGCTGACCACGGTGCTGAACACCACCAATCTTTCGACGAAAGATATTGCGGCGCTGGGTATTACGAATCAACGCGAGACGACGTTGGTGTGGAACCGTAAGACCGGGCGGCCCTATTACAACGCAATCGTTTGGCAGGACACCCGCACCGATCGGATCGCCTCGGCCTTGGACCGCGACGGGCGCGGCGATGTGATCCGCCGCAGGGCTGGACTGCCCCCGGCCACATACTTCTCGGGCGGAAAACTCCAGTGGATCTTGGAAAATGTCGACGGGGTGCGTGCGGACGCAGAAAGCGGTGACGCACTGTTCGGCACCGCCGATACCTGGGTGCTGTGGAACCTGACCGGTGGTCCGCGCGGCGGTCTTCACGTAACGGATGTGACGAACGCCAGCCGGACCATGCTCATGGACCTCGAGACCCTGGACTGGGACGACGAGCTGCTGTCGTTCTTCGACATTCCGCGCGCGATGCTGCCCGCGATCGAGCCGTCCTCGGCGCGCGAATCGTACGGAGCGACCGCGGACTCCGGGCCCTTCGGCGGCGAGGTGCCGATCACCGGAGTCCTGGGCGACCAGCACGCCGCGATGGTCGGTCAGGTGTGCCTGGACGCGGGGGAGGCGAAAAACACCTACGGCACTGGCAATTTCCTGCTGCTGAACACCGGCGAGAACATCGTGCGCTCCGACAACGGCTTGCTGACCACCGTCTGCTATCAATTCGAGGGCGCCAAACCCGTGTATGCCCTTGAGGGCTCGATCGCGGTGACCGGCTCGGCGGTGCAGTGGCTACGTGACCAGTTGGGCATCATCAGCGGCGCCGCCCAGAGTGAATCGTTGGCCCGTCAGGTCGCCGACAACGGCGGCGTGTACTTCGTGCCCGCGTTCTCCGGGTTGTTCGCTCCCTATTGGCGATCCGACGCGCGCGGCGCGATCGTGGGTCTGTCGCGGTTCAACACCAACGCCCATCTCGCCCGCGCCACGCTGGAGGCCATTTGCTACCAGAGCCGCGACGTGGTGGACGCCATGAAGGCGGACTCCGGGGTGAGTCTCGAGGTGCTCAAAGTCGACGGCGGCATCACCGCCAACGACCTATGCATGCAGATCCAGGCCGATGTGCTGGGGGTGGACGTGGTGCGCCCGGTGGTCGCCGAGACCACGGCATTGGGCGCCGCGTACGCGGCGGGGCTGGCAGTCGACTTCTGGGCCGACCCGTCCGATCTGCGCGCCAACTGGAAAGAGGACAAGCGGTGGACACCGTCCTGGGACGACGACCAGCGCGCCTCGGGATACGCCGGTTGGCGCAAGGCCGTGCAGCGCACCCTCGACTGGGTGGATGTTTCCTAA
- a CDS encoding glutamate-cysteine ligase family protein, translated as MGEEVKRTTYNRAHRREYRRKVRLCLDVFETMLAQSRFECDRPLTGMEIECNLVDGDYQPAMSNRVVLDAIADPAYQNELGAYNIEFNVPPRPLAGHTALDLEEDVRASLNVAETKANSGGAHIVMIGILPTLMPEHLSDGWMSESTRYTALNDSIFTARGEDIPINISGPEPLNWQAASIAPESACTSIQLHLQVGAENFAANWNAAQVLAGAQLALGANSPYFFGHELWAETRIELFAQSTDTRPEELKTQGVRPRVWFGERWITSVLDLFKENVRYFPSLLPEVSDEDPLAELAAGRTPHLSELRLHNGTVYRWNRPVYDVVDGQPHLRLENRVLPAGPTVIDMLANSAFYYGTLRSLSEADQPLWTQMSFPAAHANFLAAARHGIDARLHWPGVGEVSAPELVLKTLLPMAHEGLRRWGVDAEVRDRFLGVIEGRARAGRNGASWQVSTVHALQNGGMDRPAALTEMLRRYCEHMHANEPVHTWD; from the coding sequence GTGGGCGAAGAGGTCAAGCGCACCACGTATAACCGCGCACATCGGCGGGAATACCGGCGCAAAGTGCGGTTGTGTCTAGACGTCTTCGAGACGATGCTGGCGCAGTCCCGTTTCGAATGCGACCGGCCGCTGACCGGCATGGAAATCGAATGCAACCTGGTTGACGGGGATTACCAACCCGCCATGTCGAACCGCGTCGTACTGGACGCCATCGCGGATCCGGCTTACCAGAACGAATTAGGCGCTTACAACATCGAATTCAATGTGCCGCCCCGGCCGCTGGCCGGACACACCGCACTGGACCTCGAGGAGGACGTGCGGGCCAGCCTGAATGTCGCCGAGACCAAAGCCAACTCCGGCGGCGCACACATCGTCATGATCGGCATCCTGCCCACGCTGATGCCCGAACACCTTTCCGACGGCTGGATGAGTGAGTCGACGCGGTACACCGCCCTCAACGATTCCATCTTCACCGCGCGCGGTGAGGACATCCCGATCAACATTTCCGGACCCGAGCCACTGAACTGGCAAGCGGCATCCATCGCGCCCGAATCCGCTTGCACCAGCATTCAATTGCATCTGCAAGTCGGCGCAGAGAACTTCGCCGCCAACTGGAACGCCGCCCAGGTGCTGGCCGGCGCGCAGTTGGCGCTGGGCGCGAACTCGCCGTATTTCTTCGGCCACGAACTATGGGCGGAAACGCGCATCGAACTCTTTGCGCAGTCCACCGATACCCGTCCAGAAGAATTGAAGACGCAGGGCGTGCGCCCGCGGGTGTGGTTCGGCGAACGCTGGATCACCTCGGTGCTGGACTTGTTCAAGGAGAACGTCCGTTACTTTCCGTCGCTGCTGCCGGAGGTGTCCGACGAGGATCCGCTGGCTGAGCTCGCGGCCGGCCGCACCCCGCACCTGTCCGAACTGCGCTTGCACAACGGCACCGTGTACCGGTGGAACCGGCCGGTTTACGACGTCGTCGACGGACAGCCGCATCTGCGGCTGGAGAATCGGGTGTTGCCGGCCGGTCCGACCGTGATCGACATGTTGGCGAATTCGGCTTTCTATTACGGCACGCTGCGCAGCCTGTCGGAGGCGGACCAGCCGCTGTGGACGCAGATGAGTTTCCCTGCGGCACATGCCAATTTCCTGGCCGCGGCCAGGCACGGCATCGATGCGCGGCTGCACTGGCCCGGTGTGGGCGAAGTGTCGGCCCCTGAACTGGTGTTGAAAACCCTGCTGCCGATGGCGCATGAGGGTCTACGACGTTGGGGCGTCGACGCCGAGGTTCGCGACCGGTTCCTGGGCGTCATCGAAGGCCGGGCCCGCGCCGGCCGCAACGGAGCGAGCTGGCAGGTGTCGACCGTGCACGCCTTGCAAAACGGCGGGATGGACCGGCCCGCGGCACTGACCGAGATGTTGCGCCGCTACTGCGAACACATGCACGCCAACGAACCCGTGCACACCTGGGACTAG
- a CDS encoding class I SAM-dependent methyltransferase, protein MTSDVMDWDSVYKEQGQFVGPPPWDIGEPQPELSALISAGKVRSDVLDAGCGLAELSLALAAQGYTVLGVDISPTAVAAATKAAAERGLTTASFEQADITEFAGHDGRFATVIDSTLFHSLPVEGRDGYLRSVHRAAAPGANYYVLVFAKGAFLAEAEIKPNEVDEDELRAAVGQYWEIDEIRPAFIHANVPQQIPNMESEFPPHERDEKGRMKLPAYLLSAHKAGRVASTT, encoded by the coding sequence GTGACTTCCGACGTAATGGACTGGGACAGTGTCTATAAGGAGCAAGGCCAATTCGTGGGTCCGCCGCCGTGGGATATCGGCGAGCCGCAACCTGAATTGTCGGCGTTGATCTCGGCCGGGAAAGTCCGCAGCGATGTTCTCGATGCCGGATGTGGTCTCGCCGAGTTGTCGTTGGCCCTGGCGGCCCAGGGCTACACCGTGCTGGGCGTCGATATCAGCCCCACGGCCGTGGCCGCGGCCACGAAGGCCGCTGCGGAACGGGGTTTGACCACGGCCAGCTTTGAGCAGGCCGACATCACCGAGTTCGCCGGACACGACGGCCGCTTCGCGACCGTGATTGACAGCACCCTGTTCCATTCGCTTCCGGTCGAGGGACGCGACGGCTACCTGCGTTCGGTACATCGTGCGGCCGCTCCGGGCGCCAACTACTACGTGTTGGTGTTCGCCAAGGGCGCCTTCCTGGCCGAAGCGGAAATCAAGCCCAATGAAGTAGACGAGGACGAATTGCGTGCGGCGGTTGGCCAGTACTGGGAGATCGACGAGATCCGTCCCGCTTTCATCCACGCCAACGTGCCGCAACAGATCCCCAATATGGAATCCGAATTTCCGCCACACGAACGCGACGAAAAAGGCCGCATGAAGCTGCCCGCCTACCTGCTGTCGGCGCATAAAGCCGGACGAGTCGCATCCACTACTTGA